From Pogoniulus pusillus isolate bPogPus1 chromosome 5, bPogPus1.pri, whole genome shotgun sequence, the proteins below share one genomic window:
- the ABHD13 gene encoding protein ABHD13 — translation MEKSWMLWTFAKRWLLALASWTWSLCRICLLPLIVTFHLYGGILLLTLIFVSIAGILYKFQDVLLYFPEQPSSSRLYVPMPTGIPHENIFIKTKDGVLLNLILLRYTGDNAAYSPTIIYFHGNAGNIGHRLPNALLMLVNLKVNLILVDYRGYGKSEGEASEEGLYLDSEAVLDYAMTRSDLDKTKIFLFGRSLGGAVAIHLASENSHRISAIVVENTFLSIPYMASTLFSFFPMRYLPLWCYKNKFLSYRKISQCRMPSLFISGLSDQLIPPVMMKQLYELSPARTKRLAIFPDGTHNDTWQCQGYFTALEQFIKEVIKSHSPEEMAKTSSNVTII, via the coding sequence ATGGAAAAGTCATGGATGCTTTGGACCTTTGCTAAAAGATGGCTGCTAGCATTGGCTTCCTGGACTTGGAGTCTCTGCCGTATTTGTCTTCTACCCTTGATAGTGACTTTTCACTTGTATGGAGGCATTTTACTACTTACATTAATATTTGTCTCAATAGCAGGTATATTATATAAGTTCCAGGATGTGCTGCTTTACTTTCCTGAACAGCCCTCTTCATCACGCCTTTATGTTCCTATGCCTACTGGTATACCACATGAAAACATCTTCATCAAAACCAAAGATGGAGTTCTTCTCAATCTTATCCTGCTGAGATACACAGGGGACAATGCAGCGTACTCTCCAACCATCATTTACTTTCATGGGAATGCAGGCAACATTGGCCACAGGTTGCCAAATGCTTTGTTAATGCTGGTAAACCTGAAAGTAAACTTAATTCTTGTTGATTATAGAGGGTATGGAAAAAGTGAAGGAGAAGCAAGCGAAGAAGGTTTGTACTTAGATTCTGAGGCCGTGTTAGACTATGCGATGACTCGGTCCGATCTTGATAAAACAAAAATTTTCCTTTTTGGCCGTTCCTTGGGGGGAGCAGTAGCTATTCATCTAGCTTCTGAAAATTCCCATAGGATTTCTGCCATCGTGGTGGAGAACACCTTTCTTAGCATCCCATACATGGCCagcactttgttttctttctttccaatgAGATATCTTCCTTTATGGTGCTACAAAAACAAATTTCTGTCCTACAGAAAAATCTCTCAGTGCAGAATGCCTTCTCTCTTCATCTCTGGGTTGTCTGACCAGTTAATTCCACCAGTTATGATGAAGCAGCTGTATGAATTATCCCCAGCTCGGACTAAGAGATTGGCGATCTTTCCTGATGGAACTCATAATGAcacttggcagtgccagggttATTTCACTGCACTTGAACAGTTCATCAAAGAAGTAATAAAGAGTCACTCCCCTGAAGAAATGGCGAAAACATCATCTAATGTAACAATAATATAA